The Ornithodoros turicata isolate Travis unplaced genomic scaffold, ASM3712646v1 Chromosome87, whole genome shotgun sequence genome includes a region encoding these proteins:
- the LOC135374629 gene encoding uncharacterized protein K02A2.6-like, with protein sequence MRLKQSRGSSPPLKYSPIMIHGRTYFWRWMLLRKVLGAVIYHRINGEDRPIAHASKTLTPAQTKYAQIEREALAIIFGVRKFHQYLWGRKFTLFTDHKPLTVIFGPSKGIPATTASRLQRWAIILMSYAFDIQFKPTTNIANADGLSRLPEGADLEFDQQMEEGIFNVVDKEINAVQDFRMHTLPVRAKQIAEATLQDRYLKQVKEYIASGWPERVEQELVPYWQRRAELTTHRECVLWGLRTVIPQKYRAALLDTLHECHVGQNKMKMLARSYLWWPGLDKDIESRVRGCDQCASVAAQEVPVPLHQWEPPDKPWYRLHADFAELHGKHYLIVIDSFSKWPDVRTMTTTTADKTIDAQRHLHSKWAP encoded by the coding sequence ATGCGTTTGAAACAATCAAGAGGAAGCTCGCCTCCGCTGAAGTACTCACCCATTATGATCCACGGAAGGACATATTTCTGGCGGTGGATGCTTCTTCGAAAGGTATTGGGGGCCGTCATCTATCATCGCATCAACGGCGAAGACCGACCGATTGCGCACGCTTCGAAGACACTGACACCAGCCCAGACAAAATATGCTCAAATAGAACGGGAAGCCCTTGCTATTATTTTTGGCGTCCGAAAATTTCATCAGTATTTGTGGGGACGGAAGTTTACACTcttcaccgaccacaagccgttAACTGTAATTTTTGGACCCTCAAAGGGCATTCccgcgacaacggcgagtcgtCTGCAACGGTGGGCCATCATTCTAATGAGCTACGCGTTCGACATACAGTTTAAACCGACGACGAACATCGCAAATGCAGATGGCCTGTCTAGGTTGCCCGAAGGCGCCGATCTGGAGTTCGATCAGCAAATGGAAGAAGGTATTTTCAACGTTGTGGACAAGGAGATTAATGCGGTGCAGGATTTTCGCATGCACACTCTTCCTGTCAGAGCTAAGCAGATTGCTGAGGCGACTCTTCAGGATCGATACTTGAAGCAAGTAAAAGAGTACATTGCAAGTGGCTGGCCCGAACGCGTAGAACAGGAGTTGGTTCCGTACTGGCAACGACGAGCTGAACTTACAACACACCGTGAGTGCGTTCTTTGGGGCCTACGCACCGTTATACCTCAAAAGTATCGCGCAGCCCTTCTGGATACGCTCCACGAGTGTCATGTaggacaaaataaaatgaagatgTTGGCTCGCTCATATCTGTGGTGGCCAGGGCTGGACAAAGACATTGAATCCAGAGTGAGAGGTTGCGATCAATGTGCGTCCGTTGCAGCGCAAGAGGTTCCTGTGCCACTTCACCAATGGGAGCCGCCGGATAAGCCGTGGTATCGTCTGCACGCAGATTTTGCGGAGCTTCATGGGAAGCATTATCTCATAGTCATCGACAGCTTTAGCAAGTGGCCAGACGTGAGGACTATGACAACAACGACTGCAGACAAAACGATAGACGCTCAGAGACATCTTCACTCAAAATGGGCTCCCTGA